A genomic region of Rhodohalobacter sp. 614A contains the following coding sequences:
- a CDS encoding aminotransferase class V-fold PLP-dependent enzyme, whose protein sequence is MNKSELRAIFPHLEKDHTYLNHAAISPQSDRVKEALERFISDRNSGNIDNFEEWMKITEETRGLIAQLINTGGTDRISFMGNTSDAISVVAEGFDWNPGDEIILNTMEFPANIQPFRILERKGVKLIYLEPDDEGKVTRDMIEDAITSKTKFVSISAVQYLNGFRADLKSIGEVCQKNDIYFIVDGIQALGAIEIDVEACQIDALATGGHKWLMGPMGIGFLYLSEKLANDLTPAKTGWLSVETPWELSNFNQEWLPISQHLETGTFNMMGIVGFNASLSNLLGIGKEAVEKEIMELTAHLFANVLPINGVQIITPKSPEHHAGIFTFSLPENSNAEEVVHRLQTEKMTISAREGFVRISPHYYNTTNELDRVLDSIF, encoded by the coding sequence ATGAACAAGTCTGAACTACGAGCCATTTTCCCTCACCTTGAAAAAGATCATACATATCTAAATCATGCGGCAATTTCTCCTCAATCGGATCGGGTTAAAGAAGCTTTAGAACGTTTCATTTCTGACCGTAACAGCGGAAATATTGACAACTTTGAAGAATGGATGAAAATAACTGAGGAAACCCGCGGGCTCATCGCTCAACTTATCAATACCGGTGGAACCGACCGAATCTCGTTTATGGGAAATACGTCCGATGCAATTTCGGTTGTAGCAGAAGGATTTGACTGGAATCCCGGAGATGAAATTATCCTCAATACAATGGAGTTCCCCGCCAACATTCAACCCTTTCGAATTCTTGAAAGAAAAGGTGTAAAACTGATTTATCTGGAACCGGATGACGAGGGAAAGGTTACAAGGGATATGATTGAAGATGCAATTACCTCAAAAACTAAATTCGTCTCCATCAGTGCTGTGCAATACCTGAATGGTTTCCGGGCTGATTTGAAATCCATCGGAGAAGTTTGCCAAAAAAATGACATCTATTTTATTGTGGATGGAATTCAGGCACTCGGAGCTATAGAGATTGATGTTGAAGCCTGCCAAATAGATGCACTTGCCACCGGCGGACATAAATGGCTGATGGGGCCGATGGGCATCGGATTTCTCTACCTTTCAGAGAAACTGGCGAATGATCTTACTCCGGCAAAAACCGGTTGGTTGTCTGTAGAAACTCCATGGGAACTTTCAAATTTCAACCAAGAGTGGCTGCCCATTTCCCAACACCTGGAAACAGGTACGTTCAATATGATGGGAATTGTCGGGTTCAATGCTTCACTTTCAAACCTGCTTGGAATTGGAAAAGAAGCTGTTGAAAAAGAAATTATGGAACTCACAGCTCATCTCTTCGCGAATGTATTGCCGATAAATGGTGTTCAAATCATTACACCGAAATCACCTGAGCATCATGCAGGTATTTTTACATTTTCGTTGCCAGAGAATAGCAATGCCGAAGAGGTCGTTCATCGGCTTCAAACAGAAAAAATGACGATTTCAGCGCGGGAAGGATTCGTTCGTATTTCACCTCATTATTATAACACCACGAATGAACTCGACCGCGTTTTAGATTCTATTTTTTAA
- a CDS encoding DUF502 domain-containing protein, with product MKLIFNYFFRGLLFVLPTFATFYIIIVIVDWANATLNALLFSWLPFQIPGLGILSAFILIVLLGLAVSWTISRPIFSYFEKLISKTPFVKIIYTAFKDFTEAFVGNKKKFNKPVVVNLMEGVDRIGFITEESLQLFHVENRVAVYFPHSYNFSGNLFLVDPAKVSPLNVNPADAMKFAVSAGVTQIEQ from the coding sequence ATGAAACTGATATTTAACTACTTTTTTCGCGGCCTCCTTTTTGTGTTACCCACGTTTGCAACTTTCTACATCATTATTGTGATTGTTGACTGGGCCAACGCAACTCTGAATGCATTGCTATTTTCCTGGTTACCATTTCAAATTCCGGGGTTAGGCATTCTCAGCGCTTTTATTTTGATTGTATTGCTTGGCCTGGCGGTTTCATGGACTATTTCGAGGCCCATTTTTTCGTACTTCGAAAAGCTGATCTCAAAAACGCCTTTTGTAAAAATTATCTATACGGCGTTTAAAGATTTCACAGAAGCGTTTGTGGGAAATAAGAAAAAATTCAACAAACCGGTTGTTGTAAACCTTATGGAAGGAGTTGACCGAATCGGTTTCATCACGGAGGAAAGCCTTCAGCTCTTCCATGTTGAGAACAGGGTGGCTGTTTATTTTCCTCATTCCTATAACTTTTCAGGAAATTTATTTTTAGTCGATCCAGCCAAAGTTTCTCCGCTCAACGTCAATCCGGCCGATGCCATGAAATTTGCGGTCAGCGCCGGTGTCACACAAATTGAACAATAA
- the alaS gene encoding alanine--tRNA ligase, giving the protein MKLEDKSYAHYNIVMPKKSSAQIRNEFFEFFEEKEHLIVDSAPVVPKDDPTLLFTNAGMNQFKPIFLGEEDGLNEKGKLWKRAANTQRCIRVSGKHNDLEEVGHDTYHHTLFEMLGNWSFGDYFKEEAIEWAWELLVERWGMEPDRLYATVFGGDEDEGLPVDEESIELWRSKTSISPDHILKFGKKDNFWEMGDTGPCGPCSEIHIDLRPDEERKKKPGSEIVNMDDPRVMEIWNLVFIQFNRLQDGSLEKLPAQHVDTGMGFERLCAVLQGKKSNYDSDIFEPILDKISELSGKAYGDDEEIDIAMRVIADHIRAVSFSIADGASPSNEGRGYVIRRILRRAVRYGWDRLGFDAPFMGKLVPVLAEEFKNVFPELHAQQEYVQNVVLAEERSFLNTLGQGIQLFNEMIEGADKLSGDDAFKLHDTYGFPIDLTQLMAREQGISVDVSGFNQLMDEQKKRARAAGKFTHTGGSDIQWNQITDGEFEFIGYDEVESEVEITASAVDDDENLILLNRSPFYAESGGQIADTGLLEKNGSVIKVLDVQKTLDGHVHYVDQLPEDLSGTWTAKVDVDRRWEIEKHHSATHLMHAALREKLGKHVVQKGSLVEPNRLRFDFSHFEAVSKDELEQVEERINQKIQENIPLKEERSVPIEEAKKRGAMMLFGEKYGERVRMITFDPNYSVELCGGTHVNATGKIGYFRFTHETSVAAGIRRVEAVVGKSADKTLREERKLMEDIKGLLGDQTDPAQSVQHLIDEKKALEKELKKLQHQKAAGRLDEILDQPDEVNGVKLFTGQLDGGSMDRLKQSGYDALNKSDTSSVIVLATVNEEENKVYLLAAITDDLIGKGMKAGNLVSVLGKIVGGGGGGQPNLATAGGRFPDKTNEAFETAKEWIEEQNL; this is encoded by the coding sequence ATGAAGCTTGAGGATAAATCTTACGCCCATTACAATATCGTTATGCCAAAAAAGTCATCTGCACAAATCAGAAACGAATTTTTCGAATTTTTTGAAGAGAAAGAACATCTGATTGTGGACAGTGCGCCGGTCGTTCCGAAAGACGATCCCACACTTCTTTTTACCAATGCAGGGATGAACCAGTTCAAACCAATTTTTCTTGGAGAAGAAGACGGATTGAATGAGAAGGGGAAACTGTGGAAACGTGCGGCGAATACTCAACGATGTATCCGTGTGAGCGGGAAGCATAATGACCTGGAAGAAGTTGGACACGATACGTATCATCACACGCTTTTCGAAATGTTGGGGAACTGGTCCTTTGGCGACTATTTCAAAGAGGAAGCCATCGAATGGGCCTGGGAACTGCTTGTAGAGCGTTGGGGCATGGAACCCGACCGTCTGTACGCAACGGTTTTCGGGGGTGATGAAGACGAAGGTTTACCGGTGGACGAAGAATCGATTGAACTGTGGAGATCCAAAACGTCCATTTCTCCCGATCATATTTTGAAATTTGGCAAGAAAGATAATTTCTGGGAAATGGGGGACACCGGTCCATGTGGACCATGCTCGGAAATTCACATTGATTTGCGTCCGGACGAAGAGCGAAAGAAAAAGCCCGGATCAGAGATCGTAAATATGGACGATCCGCGTGTAATGGAAATCTGGAATCTGGTATTTATCCAGTTCAATCGCTTGCAAGACGGTTCCCTCGAGAAACTTCCCGCCCAGCATGTGGATACCGGAATGGGTTTTGAGCGTTTATGCGCAGTTCTTCAAGGCAAGAAGTCCAATTACGACAGTGATATTTTTGAGCCGATTTTAGACAAAATCAGTGAACTTTCCGGCAAAGCATATGGTGATGATGAAGAGATTGATATCGCCATGAGAGTAATTGCCGATCATATTCGTGCCGTTAGTTTTTCTATAGCTGATGGAGCCTCTCCATCCAATGAAGGCCGGGGATACGTGATTCGAAGAATTTTAAGACGAGCTGTTCGATATGGCTGGGACCGCCTTGGTTTCGACGCTCCCTTTATGGGGAAACTGGTTCCGGTATTAGCTGAAGAGTTTAAGAATGTATTCCCTGAACTCCATGCACAGCAAGAATATGTGCAAAATGTTGTATTAGCCGAAGAGCGAAGCTTCCTGAATACACTTGGCCAGGGAATTCAGCTTTTTAATGAGATGATTGAAGGAGCAGATAAACTTTCGGGTGATGATGCTTTTAAACTTCATGACACGTACGGATTCCCGATTGACTTAACCCAACTGATGGCCCGGGAGCAAGGAATTTCTGTGGATGTTTCCGGTTTTAATCAGTTGATGGACGAGCAGAAAAAACGGGCCCGGGCTGCCGGCAAGTTTACTCATACCGGAGGAAGTGATATTCAGTGGAATCAAATTACTGATGGTGAGTTCGAATTTATTGGATATGATGAGGTTGAATCTGAGGTAGAAATTACAGCATCAGCCGTTGATGACGATGAAAACCTGATTTTATTAAACAGAAGTCCGTTTTATGCAGAATCGGGTGGCCAGATTGCCGACACCGGGCTCTTAGAAAAAAATGGAAGTGTTATAAAAGTCCTGGATGTTCAAAAAACTTTGGATGGTCACGTTCATTATGTTGACCAGCTTCCGGAAGATTTGAGCGGAACATGGACTGCAAAAGTTGATGTTGACCGGCGCTGGGAAATTGAGAAACATCATTCGGCCACACACTTGATGCATGCCGCACTGCGGGAAAAATTGGGGAAACATGTAGTTCAAAAAGGTTCACTTGTAGAACCCAATCGCCTTCGGTTTGATTTTTCTCACTTTGAAGCGGTTTCCAAAGATGAGCTGGAACAGGTCGAAGAACGCATCAATCAAAAAATACAAGAAAATATCCCACTTAAAGAAGAAAGGTCTGTTCCTATTGAGGAAGCCAAAAAACGAGGAGCCATGATGCTTTTCGGTGAAAAATACGGCGAGCGTGTCCGGATGATTACATTTGATCCGAATTATTCGGTAGAACTCTGTGGAGGAACTCATGTGAATGCCACTGGAAAAATCGGTTATTTCCGGTTTACACATGAAACTTCTGTAGCCGCAGGAATCCGAAGAGTTGAAGCTGTTGTTGGTAAAAGTGCCGACAAAACATTGCGGGAAGAACGTAAATTGATGGAGGACATTAAGGGGCTTCTTGGAGATCAAACCGATCCGGCCCAAAGTGTTCAGCATTTGATTGATGAGAAAAAAGCTTTAGAAAAAGAACTCAAAAAACTTCAGCATCAAAAAGCAGCTGGACGGCTGGACGAGATTCTGGATCAACCTGATGAAGTAAATGGTGTAAAACTCTTTACGGGTCAATTGGATGGTGGTTCTATGGATCGGCTGAAACAGTCGGGCTATGATGCCTTAAATAAATCTGACACGAGTAGCGTGATTGTTTTGGCAACCGTGAATGAAGAAGAAAACAAAGTCTATTTACTGGCAGCCATCACAGATGATCTAATCGGAAAGGGAATGAAAGCTGGCAATTTGGTGTCTGTATTAGGAAAAATAGTCGGTGGTGGAGGTGGAGGTCAACCAAACCTTGCAACTGCCGGAGGACGTTTCCCCGATAAAACCAACGAAGCTTTTGAGACGGCTAAAGAGTGGATCGAAGAACAGAATTTGTAA
- the pdhA gene encoding pyruvate dehydrogenase (acetyl-transferring) E1 component subunit alpha — MAKNKQEAFFAPVGLKNRNNGKKIDKAVDLPEATKKKHDDLGLSNEDLVTMFEMMYLQRRFEERAMQMYQKGKFGGFLHLYIGQEAVSTGTVFALNDDDDIITAYRDHGWGLVRGISAKEGMAELFGKATGCSKGKGGSMHFAKTENHFWGGYGIVGGHIPIAGGIAFANKYQENNRVTACFLGDGAVDQGSLHETLNMSQLWKLPCIYVVENNGYSMGTSARRHTVGEIHERAKGYGMKSAVFNGMDTLTVYENMKEIADDVRKDNLPYFVEIRTYRYRGHSMSDPGKYRTKEELEEYHKIDPIERMKTYLMDEKIIKEDKINEIQDKVEEEVMDAIDFAEESDFPEPEALYEDMFTGTPYFHDRQ, encoded by the coding sequence ATGGCGAAGAATAAACAAGAAGCATTTTTTGCGCCTGTGGGCCTGAAAAATAGAAATAACGGTAAAAAAATTGACAAAGCGGTAGATCTGCCGGAAGCTACAAAAAAGAAACATGACGATTTAGGTCTTTCGAATGAAGACCTCGTTACGATGTTCGAAATGATGTATTTGCAACGGCGTTTTGAAGAACGTGCTATGCAAATGTATCAGAAAGGTAAATTTGGTGGATTCCTTCACTTATATATTGGGCAGGAAGCGGTTTCGACCGGTACTGTTTTTGCCCTGAATGATGATGACGATATTATTACTGCCTACCGGGATCACGGCTGGGGACTTGTTCGTGGCATATCTGCAAAAGAAGGTATGGCCGAGCTTTTTGGAAAAGCAACAGGTTGCTCCAAAGGGAAAGGCGGATCCATGCACTTCGCCAAAACCGAGAATCATTTTTGGGGCGGATACGGAATTGTTGGCGGACACATCCCGATTGCGGGTGGAATTGCATTCGCAAACAAATACCAGGAAAATAATCGCGTAACAGCTTGTTTCCTGGGTGATGGTGCTGTAGACCAGGGTTCTTTGCATGAGACTCTGAATATGAGTCAGCTATGGAAGTTGCCATGTATTTATGTGGTTGAAAACAACGGTTATTCCATGGGTACTTCTGCCCGCCGCCACACGGTTGGGGAAATTCATGAAAGAGCGAAAGGATATGGAATGAAAAGCGCCGTATTTAATGGCATGGATACTCTTACCGTTTACGAGAATATGAAAGAGATTGCTGATGATGTCCGTAAGGACAATCTGCCATATTTTGTTGAGATACGAACCTATCGTTACCGTGGACATTCCATGTCTGATCCTGGTAAATATAGAACCAAAGAGGAACTTGAGGAATATCATAAAATTGATCCGATTGAACGGATGAAAACCTATCTCATGGATGAAAAAATCATCAAAGAAGACAAGATAAATGAGATACAAGATAAGGTAGAAGAAGAGGTGATGGATGCAATCGATTTTGCTGAAGAATCCGACTTCCCTGAACCGGAAGCTCTTTATGAAGACATGTTCACCGGTACACCTTATTTCCACGATAGACAGTAA
- a CDS encoding pyruvate dehydrogenase complex E1 component subunit beta translates to MAQLQFREALREAIDEEMAQDDSIFIMGEEVAEYDGAYKVTEGLLDKYGLKRVIDTPISELGFAGIGVGAAMNGLRPIVEFMTWNFAVLAADQILNHASKVKYMLGGQASVPIVFRGPNASAGQLGATHSVAYDSMYAQFPGLAVIYPSEPDDAKGLLKSAIRSNDPVIFMESEQMYGLKGEVSEEEDYIIPIGKAKVKREGDDVTVIASGKMYHIVKQAAAQLEKDGVEVEIIDPRTIKPFDIETVIESVKKTNRCVIVDEAHPFGGMASEAGFLIQREAFDYLDAPVRRVTLPDVSAPFSKKLFDLWLPDAKQVIDAVNAVTYRS, encoded by the coding sequence ATGGCCCAATTACAATTTAGAGAAGCACTCCGTGAAGCAATTGATGAAGAAATGGCCCAGGATGATAGCATATTTATCATGGGTGAAGAAGTTGCCGAATATGATGGCGCTTATAAAGTTACGGAAGGCCTTCTTGATAAGTACGGTTTAAAAAGAGTTATTGACACGCCTATTTCAGAATTGGGTTTTGCTGGTATTGGTGTTGGGGCTGCCATGAATGGTTTACGTCCCATTGTAGAGTTTATGACCTGGAACTTTGCAGTCTTGGCTGCAGATCAAATTCTGAACCACGCATCCAAAGTAAAATACATGTTAGGGGGACAGGCAAGTGTTCCTATTGTATTTCGGGGACCGAATGCTTCCGCAGGTCAGCTTGGGGCAACCCACTCCGTGGCATATGATTCAATGTATGCACAGTTTCCGGGGTTGGCGGTTATTTATCCTTCAGAACCCGATGATGCCAAAGGACTACTAAAATCTGCAATTCGAAGTAATGACCCTGTGATTTTCATGGAATCTGAGCAGATGTATGGGCTTAAAGGCGAAGTGTCTGAAGAGGAGGACTACATCATTCCCATTGGAAAAGCCAAAGTGAAACGTGAAGGTGATGATGTGACTGTTATCGCCTCCGGTAAAATGTATCATATTGTGAAACAGGCCGCCGCACAGTTGGAAAAAGATGGCGTGGAAGTTGAAATCATTGATCCAAGAACAATCAAACCGTTTGATATAGAAACGGTTATTGAATCTGTCAAAAAAACTAATCGTTGTGTAATTGTGGATGAAGCTCATCCTTTTGGCGGAATGGCGTCAGAGGCAGGATTCTTAATTCAGCGCGAGGCATTTGATTATCTTGATGCGCCTGTTAGAAGAGTGACCTTACCTGATGTAAGTGCTCCGTTTTCCAAGAAACTTTTCGACCTTTGGTTACCAGATGCAAAACAGGTTATTGATGCTGTAAATGCAGTTACCTATCGTAGTTAA
- a CDS encoding pyruvate dehydrogenase complex dihydrolipoamide acetyltransferase: protein MAIKIEMPKLSDTMEEGVIAKWNVKEGDKVSSGDVIAEVETDKATMEVEVFDEGTILKILAQEGDAIPLGGLMAVVGEEGEDISDILDGAAGGSEPEKADVEEEEKSDKKESAQKEEKKEEPSQTSSDNGRIKASPLARKMAEDKGIDLNQVEGSGPEGRIVKRDIEDYKPSAASAPSFASEEGQDIKISQMRKTIARRLSESKFTNPHFYETIDIDMENAMDARVRLNEISDVKISFNDIVVKACAVALRKHPYVNSSWMDDVIRQHGDVNVAVAVAIEEGLMTPVIKHADKKNLRQISSETRELAGLARDRKLQPEQMEGSTFTVSNLGMFGIEEFTAIINPPNVCILAVGAIRDVPVVKNGEVVPGKRMKVTLSSDHRVVDGAKAADFLSTLRELLENPLSMLL from the coding sequence ATGGCCATAAAAATTGAGATGCCCAAACTCAGCGATACCATGGAAGAAGGGGTTATCGCCAAGTGGAATGTAAAAGAAGGAGATAAGGTAAGTTCCGGAGATGTTATTGCCGAGGTGGAAACCGACAAGGCAACGATGGAAGTTGAGGTGTTTGATGAGGGTACGATCCTCAAAATTCTTGCACAAGAAGGAGATGCCATTCCGTTAGGAGGCCTTATGGCTGTGGTAGGTGAAGAAGGAGAAGATATTAGTGATATTCTCGATGGAGCTGCGGGCGGATCCGAACCAGAAAAAGCTGACGTTGAAGAAGAGGAAAAATCCGACAAGAAAGAATCGGCTCAGAAAGAAGAGAAAAAAGAAGAACCTTCTCAAACCTCATCCGACAATGGACGGATAAAAGCATCACCTCTGGCGCGTAAAATGGCAGAGGACAAGGGAATTGATCTGAACCAGGTTGAGGGATCGGGCCCGGAAGGACGAATTGTTAAACGAGATATTGAGGATTATAAACCATCTGCAGCTTCGGCTCCTTCATTTGCATCTGAAGAAGGCCAGGATATCAAGATTTCCCAGATGAGAAAAACAATAGCTCGTCGCCTTTCTGAGAGTAAATTTACAAATCCGCATTTCTATGAAACGATTGATATCGACATGGAAAATGCAATGGACGCCCGTGTTCGGTTGAATGAAATCAGCGATGTGAAAATCAGTTTCAACGATATCGTAGTGAAAGCATGTGCGGTTGCTCTCAGAAAACATCCCTATGTAAATTCTTCATGGATGGATGATGTGATTCGTCAACATGGGGATGTAAATGTAGCTGTTGCCGTTGCAATTGAAGAGGGTTTGATGACTCCCGTTATCAAACATGCTGATAAGAAAAACCTTCGACAGATTTCATCCGAAACCAGAGAATTGGCCGGACTCGCCAGAGACCGAAAACTTCAACCGGAACAAATGGAAGGAAGTACCTTTACCGTGAGCAATCTCGGAATGTTTGGAATTGAAGAATTCACAGCCATTATCAACCCGCCAAATGTTTGTATTCTTGCAGTTGGAGCTATTCGTGACGTACCTGTTGTGAAAAATGGAGAAGTGGTTCCGGGCAAGCGAATGAAAGTAACACTTTCCAGTGATCACAGAGTTGTAGACGGAGCAAAAGCTGCGGATTTCCTGAGCACCTTACGCGAGCTTCTGGAAAATCCACTGAGTATGCTTCTCTAA
- a CDS encoding DUF4249 family protein codes for MMKYLSIIPVLLFLIVGCDPYEQDTYQEYVVVESYAVANDTLPAVRVFKTNPADEVYILSESILTNANVQIVLLDENGNEDEIFGYTYNSLKKIYEPENFIHQVIPKRTYRLDVSFEDRSEVIQATTTVPDGFSVINEIPVSLTYQANQLELVLSATEKTQPQNVFVFSAIALHASIDNMTPFYRAAIDEDDVEYTDFEINSSGLINEGSFEENSDGTITLQYPWLGVAFYGETLIVTQSVDKNLVDLIRSQQVQLGGSTLSPGEIPNLIYQTDGGIGIFGSLSSDTVSTIFLRPS; via the coding sequence ATGATGAAATACTTGTCAATAATTCCGGTTCTTCTGTTTCTCATTGTTGGATGCGATCCTTATGAACAGGATACTTACCAGGAATACGTAGTGGTTGAAAGTTACGCAGTTGCGAATGATACTTTACCGGCAGTTAGAGTTTTTAAAACCAACCCGGCCGATGAGGTTTATATTCTGTCGGAATCCATACTTACGAATGCAAATGTACAGATCGTACTCTTGGATGAAAATGGAAATGAAGACGAGATTTTTGGTTACACCTACAATTCCCTCAAGAAAATCTACGAACCTGAAAATTTCATCCACCAGGTAATACCAAAAAGAACCTATCGCCTGGATGTATCTTTTGAGGACCGATCTGAGGTGATCCAGGCCACAACTACAGTTCCGGATGGTTTTAGTGTTATCAATGAAATTCCGGTTAGCCTAACCTATCAAGCCAATCAGTTGGAGCTTGTTCTTTCAGCTACTGAGAAAACTCAACCTCAGAATGTGTTTGTGTTCAGCGCCATAGCCCTTCATGCAAGTATTGATAATATGACTCCTTTTTACCGGGCAGCAATTGATGAAGATGATGTTGAATACACAGATTTTGAAATCAATTCTTCGGGGCTTATCAATGAAGGGAGCTTCGAAGAAAATTCAGATGGAACCATTACACTGCAATATCCATGGCTGGGCGTAGCTTTTTACGGTGAGACATTAATCGTAACTCAATCCGTAGACAAAAATCTGGTGGACTTGATTCGATCTCAACAGGTTCAGCTTGGAGGATCTACGTTATCACCCGGAGAGATACCAAACCTGATTTATCAAACGGATGGAGGAATAGGTATCTTCGGAAGTCTTTCATCCGACACCGTTTCAACAATATTCCTCCGTCCGTCCTAA